Below is a genomic region from Hevea brasiliensis isolate MT/VB/25A 57/8 chromosome 3, ASM3005281v1, whole genome shotgun sequence.
TCTGAACTGTTCACTGCACCAAACAACAAGAACATAAGATTTGATAACAGAAAAATCATATGTCAACGCAACTAAAATCCATGGAAGCATACACCCAAGTTTTTCCTCTGCTTCAGAATGTGTAAGTAGATTTCCTGTCTCTAACCAGTGCATAAAAGCAAGCAGAGAAACCAGGATCTGGGTTTCACTTCTCCAATCTCCATGATACCTTAAAAAACCCACAAATAAACGCAATCACTAACCAAACATACAAAATTCAAATACCCAATCCAAAGTAAAGCAAAACTGCCAAGACACTCACACTTACCTGTAATATTGCCCAGGGCAATCACGAATAATTTCTGCAAGTTGGCCGTAAAGTCCCTTCAGGACTCCAATTTGAGCCTTAGCCTCTTCTAAAACCTCTACGCCCATATtagaattaaataattagaacCCACTCCACAAAACGAactaatttgataaattttttgaATACCTGGAATTGGGCGGGATTGGTGGACAAGGAGAAGGCTAACGTGCATGAGTCTAGTGGCGGACTCGATCTCCACCACGACTGCTCGAATTTTCTCGCGTAAGGCTCCGGACTCTTCAAGCTGCGCACGGAAATCCTTGAACTGCTTCTCGAGAGGAGGAGGAGAAAGGTTGGGGGCGTGAGAATCGTCGGCGCTCGCCATTGACGAGAAGGAGCAGAACGAGCGAAAAGGTAGGTGTTGCGGACGAAAAGGCAAGAAAGAGAGTGAAAGAGAGGTGGTGATGGAAGGGAGAGAGTGGGAAATGGTAGAGGGCTTGGGGATAGGGTTTAAGGAGCGAGAGAGGGAGAAGTAGGCGTTTCTAAACGCCGATTTCATTTTGCTTCTCCTTTTAACCGGATAATCTTGTGGTTTCTCCTTGACCCCTTGAGACACAACCGCAGAGGATCCGTGATTTCCTAGTTGACATTTGTCGCTATTAAACGACGGAGCTTTAGTACCTTTAATCGAAAAACCACACATTCTCGCTTGCTGGGGTCCGGTTCAAAAccgaaattaattcaattaaaatggATTAATAGTTCATAAATTCAAATCGTCCTTGATCACTTAGATTATTAATTAATGTTGGGTCTTACTACATAAAGACATAATCCATATCAATTGTGTTCGCTCATAAATGTGCTTAGTATTTTTATACAAAGAAAGATTATAGATTCAATTACTTTCAAATACTCTGATGTTATTTAGGAAGAATTTAGCGAGAAGAattacaaaagaaaagaaaaagagaaagaagattaGAGAATGAGATTTAAGGAGGAGAACAATTATTATTCAATCACAACACACATATTGTCAAATGTTCTATCTAACCTTTTAACAGCTTTACAATCATACTAGTCAACATTAGAGACTTACCATACTCATTAGGATTGGTGACCCTCTAATTGGAACTTTGCCAATGCAAATTAAAATTCAATCATCATACTAGAATTTATTGATAAATCTAGTCATTGTAGATAAAATGAGCATAGGTAGCAAGAcacaaaactagacataaaatgtcaATTTCCCTTTCATTCTTCCCCATAAGAGGGGTAAATGTACACAAGAAAATGATCACAAAACCTAAGTTGGGTCATTACACCTGACTCTACACTGAATAATTTGTTTTGTTAGCCAACTGTATCCTGTTGTGGGTCACTTGGAGGAGTTTGTGTTGTACTGTTCTATACCATGCTGGGTTCTTATAATACTAGTGTATGAAGACTGCACTTCTCTAATCTTCTATATAGCAAAATACTACATGAACATGAAGGGTTAAATTCCCAATTCACTTCTTTTGGAAGGTGACTAGCAGAAAGTAAGCTACAAAACGGCTGAGTATGCCGGTAAGAATGAGAAGTTGTAGAGAAAGATTCCAGTGACCAATATTATAGCTGTTTGACAACAACGAGTGGCAGCGAGTTAAAAGCCAGACCCCAGAATACCTAGATAGCCAAACAAAAAACCAAAAAGGAAAATGTTAATCAGGGTATGGGTTACACACTTCTTCTTGCACACACTTCTTTTATGCTTCATGAATTGTTCAATGGtttagaaaattttatttaatctaaAATGAGACACTTTAAAGCATTGTATCCAAAATTAAGTAGTAATAAATCAAGGATTTCTATGAAATATGAAGCAACCAGATTTTCAAAACACTTTGAGCTAAAATCACCCAAAAACAAAGGTTAATTTTGCATGGGAATGCGCTTTCACATGAGTGTGTCTGTGCGTTTGCGTTTATGTCCTTCAGGTTGCATTATGCGCGTAGTTGAATGACTGTGTCCATAAATTATTTTGATAGGCAAAGCAAAAGGAAAAAAGAGGGAAAAGACTACAACAAACCTTTCAGCATTTGCAATGATAAAGGCTTCCATTGCCCATTTTGGGTAGCACAAATTTCCCAAAAACTTCACAAATACACTTTGTTGCTCCTGAGTTGCAACGAGAGTCAGGACAACGGGGATAAGTACTGACCACTGCTTGTAGTAGAAAATGAGGAAGAAATTCATTGGCTAGATAACTAACAAACTATATAAATAAATGAGCTATGATTATTGATCAGTAAAATCTTCCAAGCACATACCAGTTGGGCAGGACTAGGTGCAAGATAGATCGCAAGTACATAAGCTATGCCAGTCACACAGTACACAAGGCAGACCAAAACAACGTAATTGTCAGTAAAAGTTGATCTAGGGTTGTTGAAGAAATAGaacatggataaataaaccaaagGTTTGACAATTGTATTAAAATGGTCAAGTGTATCTCTAGATAGAAAATAGGCAAGACTGCTGATTCCAGATGCACTCTCTCTCCAGTAGTGCAATTTGTCCAAAGAAAATGATCTTAATGCTGCAATCTTGCAAAGCAATGCTGCAAATTAGGAATGAAGACTGTAATTATGAGAAAGAACGCAACTCAAAATACAAGATATTAAGGCCTATATGCATTTAACACCTTGTGATGTTTTATTAGTTGTTTGATTAGCAGCTATTATAATGGGTTAGAGAAGAAATAATTCCTTGTATAAAATGGTTGagattaaaaatgaaattatagtGGTTTGTGGAGCAAAATGACACTCCCCTCCCTAATTGTTAATAGTAAAAGGCaagtaaaatttaataatataatgacATGGCtaccaagattttttttttttttttcataacttaCAAACAGCAATGACAGTAAAAGTATAGCCCGTGGTCC
It encodes:
- the LOC110646637 gene encoding uncharacterized protein LOC110646637 isoform X1, giving the protein MKSAFRNAYFSLSRSLNPIPKPSTISHSLPSITTSLSLSFLPFRPQHLPFRSFCSFSSMASADDSHAPNLSPPPLEKQFKDFRAQLEESGALREKIRAVVVEIESATRLMHVSLLLVHQSRPIPEVLEEAKAQIGVLKGLYGQLAEIIRDCPGQYYRYHGDWRSETQILVSLLAFMHWLETGNLLTHSEAEEKLGLNSSEFVLDIEDYLIGVCFMSNEMPRYVVNRVTAGDYDCPRKVLKFLTDLHAAFRMLNLRNDFLRKKFDGMKYDLRRVEEVYYDVKIRGLAANGDSNANQGVEDQS
- the LOC110646637 gene encoding uncharacterized protein LOC110646637 isoform X2, with amino-acid sequence MKSAFRNAYFSLSRSLNPIPKPSTISHSLPSITTSLSLSFLPFRPQHLPFRSFCSFSSMASADDSHAPNLSPPPLEKQFKDFRAQLEESGALREKIRAVVVEIESATRLMHVSLLLVHQSRPIPEEAKAQIGVLKGLYGQLAEIIRDCPGQYYRYHGDWRSETQILVSLLAFMHWLETGNLLTHSEAEEKLGLNSSEFVLDIEDYLIGVCFMSNEMPRYVVNRVTAGDYDCPRKVLKFLTDLHAAFRMLNLRNDFLRKKFDGMKYDLRRVEEVYYDVKIRGLAANGDSNANQGVEDQS